GCCCCGTCATCAGGAAATCGAACTGCAACTGCACGGCGGGCCAGGAACCGTAGCATGGTGCCTGCAACTCGCACGGGATTTGGGGTTTCACGAGCTAGACTGGCCTGATTGGGAAGACGATATCCGCTGGAAGTTGTTGCCTGTTTCATTAACCAAAAAAATGGCAAGCATGCTGCTGGATCAAAGTCCACAAGCTTGGAAATCCGCTGTTGCATCTCTTCAAAATAGAATACATAGCAAATCTGAACCAACTCAAACATTACGAAATGAGATCCAGGAACTTCGCAACTGGCATGCATTCGGGCAACATCTCGTAACACCCTGGAAGGTGCTGATTGCCGGGCCACCCAATGTTGGCAAAAGCAGCCTGCTGAATGCACTGATCGGTTACGAACGTGCCATCACTTCTCCAATACCAGGAACCACACGCGATCTGGTTTCAGCCACTATCGCCTGGAAGGGATATCCGATTGAACTTATCGATACTGCCGGCGTGCGGGAAAGTACTGATCAACTGGAACAGGAAGGGATTGCAAGAGCCATCTCCGCAAGTGAAAATGCTGATTTGATTCTCTGGCTCGTTGATCTCAGCCAATCGGAACGGGCACAGCCAAAACAGATACAACCTGATTTCTTCATCGGAACCAAAGCTGATCTGCC
The DNA window shown above is from Planctomycetia bacterium and carries:
- a CDS encoding 50S ribosome-binding GTPase; the encoded protein is MNQDVVCCLTPAGVSALAVVGLRGPCAWQKLAPFFSGSKQTPVLSEKPRLYLGMLQRDGLGDQVVLMLKGSPRHQEIELQLHGGPGTVAWCLQLARDLGFHELDWPDWEDDIRWKLLPVSLTKKMASMLLDQSPQAWKSAVASLQNRIHSKSEPTQTLRNEIQELRNWHAFGQHLVTPWKVLIAGPPNVGKSSLLNALIGYERAITSPIPGTTRDLVSATIAWKGYPIELIDTAGVRESTDQLEQEGIARAISASENADLILWLVDLSQSERAQPKQIQPDFFIGTKADLPRYYPDKVDYEVSSQTGIGLDALLHAIISKLIPQEPVPGQVLPLTLAHLEELRCLDQLLSESQSL